One Pyrenophora tritici-repentis strain M4 chromosome 5, whole genome shotgun sequence DNA window includes the following coding sequences:
- a CDS encoding DPH2, Diphthamide synthase subunit DPH2: MGDVTYGACCIDDYTARALGCDLLIHYAHSCLIPVAVTKIATLYIFVSISIDTQHLINTITQNFPVGKTIALVGTIQFNATIHGIVPILRKEGYNPFVPQIAPLSKGEILGCTSPSMAIKPGQLNSRGKEEEVPDLILYLGDGRFHLESAMIANPHLPAYRYDPYSRRLTHETYEHDSLYELRRSAIFTARKARTWGIILGSLGRQGNPHTLTLIENELAKQGIKCVNLLMSEIFPGKLAMMSDVEAWVQIACPRLSIDWGYAFPRPLLSPYEALVTLGVRNAPWLEEDDSLSKVEEKGRKNLYPMDFYAKEGLGRTTVDHIKASELAANA; encoded by the coding sequence ATGGGTGATGTTACATACGGGGCATGTTGTATAGATGACTACACTGCGCGAGCGTTGGGCTGCGATCTTTTGATTCACTATGCCCATAGCTGTTTGATACCTGTAGCCGTGACCAAGATTGCGACACTATACATCTTTGTCTCTATCAGCATCGACACACAGCACTTGATCAATACTATCACACAGAACTTCCCCGTTGGCAAAACTATAGCACTTGTCGGGACTATACAGTTCAATGCCACCATACATGGTATCGTGCCGATACTACGAAAGGAAGGATACAACCCATTTGTGCCGCAGATTGCGCCTCTATCAAAGGGCGAAATCCTCGGCTGTACATCGCCCTCGATGGCCATCAAGCCAGGCCAGCTCAATTCCAGGGgcaaagaagaggaggtgcCTGACCTGATACTCTATCTTGGCGACGGTCGGTTCCATCTCGAAAGCGCCATGATCGCTAATCCCCATTTACCCGCATATCGCTACGACCCGTATTCGCGTCGGTTGACACATGAGACGTACGAGCATGACTCACTTTACGAATTGCGCCGCAGTGCTATCTTTACAGCCCGGAAGGCACGAACATGGGGCATCATCCTTGGCTCGCTCGGCCGACAAGGTAATCCACATACGTTGACTCTGATCGAAAACGAACTTGCGAAACAGGGTATTAAATGCGTCAACCTACTCATGTCGGAGATCTTCCCCGGAAAACTGGCCATGATGTCCGATGTGGAGGCATGGGTTCAGATCGCATGTCCCAGATTAAGTATCGATTGGGGCTATGCTTTTCCCAGGCCTTTGCTGAGCCCATATGAGGCGCTTGTTACACTCGGAGTGAGGAATGCACCATGGTTGGAGGAAGACGATAGTCTGAGCAAAGTGGAAGAAAAGGGGCGAAAAAATCTCTACCCCATGGACTTTTACGCAAAGGAAGGCCTGGGACGTACAACTGTGGACCATATCAAAGCTTCAGAGTTAGCAGCTAATGCTTAG
- a CDS encoding CHROMO domain containing protein codes for MNDPYTGRRGCLQYKVEWVGNDQSEGWQPYFNLRGSKESVQDFHDRNPGRPGPHATFHDYDDNGQLAVALLCVFNGSLNAQSGL; via the coding sequence ATGAACGACCCCTATACTGGCCGCCGTGGTTGCCTCCAGTACAAAGTTGAATGGGTCGGCAACGACCAGTCTGAAGGCTGGCAACCCTACTTCAACCTGCGCGGCAGCAAGGAGTCAGTCCAGGACTTTCACGACCGCAACCCTGGGCGCCCTGGGCCTCACGCCACCTTTCATGATTATGACGACAACGGGCAGCTTGCCGTTGCCCTGCTTTGTGTTTTCAATGGAAGTTTGAACGCTCAGTCGGGACTTTGA
- a CDS encoding MRS6, RAB proteingeranylgeranyltransferase component A (RAB escort protein): METLDNTEWDVVIVGTGLQQSLLALALSRSDKKILHVDENDYYGGTEAAFSLQEAEEWVQRVNQDSSNAAFSDVAITKAETGAGSSASALSFSRSYSLSLSPQLIYARSSLLGHLVSSRVYRQLEFLAVGSWWVYSADAQTRASGSPKDSSQHGRLVKVPNGREDVFQDHDLDFKAKRSLMKFLRFIGGYEEQAEVWERDRRLPFSTFLSEQFKVPAPLQEALVALTLSPNGSAQTTTEYALPRIARHLRSIGVFGAGFGAVIPKWGGLSEISQVSCRACAVGGGVYVLGKGIAFPDDAVPETTERGTKLCLKDGEVITSKWIVGGSSSTAPEDMYCRSMTIVSSSLSHLFPPIGEEAPAPASAIVVYPSGSLPSASPVQQPPVHVLVHSSDTGECPPGQCVLYASTLAHDDGFELLQKAVESLLSVVETTPRSTVLWSTRYKQRPCSGTEMLPSGLDNFVRFPPSSMDLTFDDQVLDSVKDVWQKIAGEDAGEFLVFQDREDYTEDE; this comes from the exons ATGGAAACTCTCGACAACACCGAATGGGACGTGGTCATTGTAGGCACTGGTCTACAACAGTCTCTCCTAGCCCT AGCTCTGTCGCGCTCGGATAAGAAGATTCTCCATGTCGACGAGAATGACTACTACGGTGGTACCGAGGCTGCATTTAGCTTGCAGGAAGCTGAAGAATGGGTTCAGCGCGTAAATCAAG ATTCATCGAATGCTGCCTTCTCCGACGTCGCTATCACGAAAGCCGAGACTGGCGCGGGATCATCAGCCAGCGCACTATCCTTCTCGAGATCATACAGCCTCTCATTGAGCCCCCAGCTCATCTACGCGCGCTCATCCCTGCTTGGTCACCTCGTCTCGTCCAGGGTGTATCGCCAGCTTGAGTTTCTCGCTGTCGGTAGTTGGTGGGTGTACTCGGCAGATGCACAGACCCGGGCGTCTGGCTCTCCTAAGGACTCATCACAGCATGGGAGATTGGTCAAAGTACCGAATGGCCGAGAGGATGTCTTCCAGGATCACGACCTGGACTTCAAGGCAAAGCGTTCTCTGATGAAGTTCTTACGCTTCATTGGCGGATATGAAGAGCAGGCCGAGGTCTGGGAAAGGGACCGACGACTTCCGTTCTCGACTTTCCTGTCCGAACAGTTCAAGGTTCCTGCACCCCTACAAGAAGCACTTGTGGCTCTTACACTGTCACCCAACGGCTCTGCTCAGACGACGACCGAGTACGCGCTACCCAGGATCGCAAGGCACCTGCGATCGATCGGTGTCTTTGGTGCTGGTTTTGGGGCCGTCATACCAAAGTGGGGTGGCTTGTCTGAGATTAGCCAGGTGTCTTGCCGAGCCTGTGCTGTAGGGGGCGGTGTCTATGTCCTTGGCAAAGGCATAGCTTTCCCAGATGACGCAGTACCAGAGACAACTGAAAGAGGTACAAAACTCTGCCTGAAAGACGGCGAAGTAATCACCTCAAAGTGGATTGTAGGTGGAAGCTCGTCGACAGCCCCTGAGGACATGTACTGCAGATCGATGACTATCGTATCATCATCTCTGTCGCATTTGTTTCCGCCCATAGGCGAAGAAGCGCCAGCACCGGCCTCTGCTATCGTGGTATATCCATCTGGCTCGTTGCCGTCGGCATCGCCAGTCCAGCAGCCTCCAGTCCATGTTCTAGTGCACTCGAGCGATACAGGCGAATGTCCTCCAGGTCAAT GTGTATTATACGCTTCCACATTGGCGCATGATGATGGCTTCGAATTGCTACAAAAGGCCGTTGAGTCTCTGCTTTCTGTTGTTGAAACCACACCGCGGTCAACGGTGCTCTGGTCAACCAGATACAAACAACGACCTTGTTCTGGGACCGAGATGCTGCCATCTGGTCTTGACAACTTTGTTCGCTTCCCACCTTCCtccatggatctcaccttTGACGATCAGGTACTTGATAGCGTTAAAGATGTGTGGCAAAAGATTGCAGGGGAAGATGCAGGCGAATTCCTGGTCTTCCAAGATAGGGAAGATTACACAGAGGACGAATAA
- a CDS encoding NagA, N-acetylglucosamine-6-phosphate deacetylase: MSGWFTLFTNCRYVLDGELVEDHLVISDETGLILKRDGYIGGEAIDLEDTIIAPGFLELHTNGANGFHFTHFDDEKSYAAKIDDIARYYATQGVTGFWATIPTVKSEEFQKILPSLAPREVLSSASLLGAHTEGPYLHPAKKGAHNSSLFHSCSTSPSTVFGSSNLQSVVKLVTLAPELPNSTALIKSFTSQGIKVAMGHSTATYDEGLTGLGAGASALTHTLNAMPSWSSRAPGLAGLVSLSETGKVKPPWYTIIADGEHLHPNTVCLLHRASPKRSIIITDSIELASLKDGTHPGHSQIPFNQVKNGTRATIADTDTLIGGCIPLQESVRNLMDWSGCGIAEAVGTVTENIAAFMGIDGEGGRGVLKEGRRADLTVLNEQGEVLQTWVSGHKVWDREEEVAVREADGEARG, translated from the exons ATGTCCGGCTGGTTCACCCTCTTCACCAACTGCCGCTATGTCCTCGATGGCGAGCTTGTCGAGGACCATCTTGTCATTTCTGACGAGACTGGACTCATCCTCAAAAGAGATGGGTACATTGGGGGTGAGGCTATTGATTTGGAAGACACAATCATAGCCCCTGGCTTCTTGGAGCTCCACACAAACGGTGCCAATGGGTTTCACTTTACACATTTTGACGACGAGAAGAGCTATGCGGCCAAAATAGATGACATCGCAAGGTACTATGCGACCCAGGGGGTGACCGGTTTCTGGGCGACTATACCTACTGTCAAGAGTGAAGAGTTCCAAAAG ATTCTCCCCTCTTTGGCTCCTCGTGAAGTGCTTTCCTCAGCCTCGCTCCTAGGTGCTCACACTGAAGGTCCTTACCTCCACCCTGCTAAGAAGGGAGCTCACAATAGCTCCTTGTTCCACTCGTGCTCGACTTCACCTTCAACTGTATTCGGATCCTCGAATTTGCAGTCTGTTGTCAAGCTAGTTACTCTTGCTCCAGAACTACCCAACTCTACGGCACTTATCAAATCATTCACGTCGCAAGGAATCAAGGTCGCCATGGGCCATTCTACTGCGACATACGACGAGGGGCTGACTGGACTGGGTGCTGGAGCCAGTGCTTTGACTCATACTTTGAATGCCATGCCGAGCTGGTCCTCACGGGCGCCGGGGCTGGCAGGTTTGGTATCGCTATCCGAGACAGGCAAGGTTAAACCACCGTGGTATACCATCATTGCAGATGGAGAACACCTCCACCCCAACACTGTATGCCTACTCCATCGGGCAAGCCCCAAACGTTCGATTATCATCACCGACAGCATTGAACTGGCATCTCTAAAGGATGGTACCCATCCTGGTCATTCGCAGATTCCGTTTAATCAGGTCAAGAATGGCACACGCGCCACGATTGCAGATACAGACACTCTGATCGGGGGGTGTATCCCACTCCAGGAAAGTGTCAGGAATCTGATGGACTGGTCTGGATGTGGCATTGCGGAGGCAGTTGGCACTGTTACGGAAAATATAGCAGCTTTCATGGGGATTGACGGAGAAGGCGGAAGAGGCGTGTTGAAGGAGGGAAGGCGAGCGGATTTGACTGTGCTGAACGAGCAGGGCGAAGTGCTCCAAACATGGGTGTCAGGGCACAAAGTGTGGGACAGGGAGGAAGAGGTGGCAGTACGCGAAGCTGACGGTGAGGCGAGAGGCTGA
- a CDS encoding TNG2, Chromatin remodeling protein, contains PhD zinc finger, protein MLVETAPDFYSARQALRAQTAKLVSARPTWGATSELIIRNTYNVFNSDRQPVLRYEIDAIFPEDGDVNNMGNHASAMPAPPVHYGIYAHFKCDTVDGVEHFYIGGIQSLGEAVSAMKQAVKAALPHHHGVNMFDKRIELSGQKGQVQQRYTIEEGTRDENGNFLRKAGSDTEQAFVASARPGESGSRNPVLRLSSPEELEKPIQQHFQSFLSEVKLQVQAPYTSSTPVPQTMHQQAQALQPEADQDQQEENYCICRLPDDRSFMVACGNEQCPIEWYHGRCVNIQPLDVIDKEWYRESCRYGQQNNMGRGKGRTPAKNPPKRSGGGGRTKTKSKKCESGSGMVPG, encoded by the coding sequence ATGCTTGTTGAAACAGCCCCCGACTTCTACAGTGCTCGTCAAGCTTTACGCGCCCAAACTGCCAAACTAGTCAGCGCAAGGCCCACGTGGGGTGCCACGAGCGAGTTGATCATTCGCAACACATACAACGTCTTCAACAGTGACCGACAGCCCGTGTTGCGCTACGAGATTGATGCAATATTTCCTGAGGACGGAGATGTAAATAATATGGGGAATCACGCTAGTGCAATGCCTGCTCCGCCTGTACACTACGGCATATATGCTCACTTCAAGTGTGATACCGTAGACGGAGTAGAGCATTTCTACATTGGTGGTATCCAGAGCCTAGGTGAAGCCGTTTCGGCGATGAAGCAGGCAGTAAAAGCAGCTTTACCTCATCATCATGGAGTCAACATGTTTGATAAGAGAATTGAGCTATCAGGTCAGAAGGGTCAGGTGCAACAACGCTACACCATCGAAGAGGGTACGAGGGACGAGAATGGTAATTTCCTTCGAAAAGCGGGTTCGGACACAGAGCAAGCTTTTGTCGCATCAGCCAGGCCTGGAGAAAGCGGCTCTAGAAACCCTGTCCTCCGACTGTCTAGTCCTGAGGAGCTCGAAAAGCCAATCCAACAGCATTTCCAATCATTTTTGTCCGAAGTCAAACTTCAAGTTCAAGCTCCATATACATCTTCGACTCCAGTCCCCCAGACAATGCACCAACAGGCTCAGGCGCTACAGCCAGAAGCTGACCAAGACCAACAAGAAGAAAATTATTGCATCTGTCGTCTCCCGGACGATAGGAGTTTCATGGTCGCGTGTGGGAATGAGCAGTGCCCGATAGAATGGTACCATGGTAGATGCGTAAACATCCAACCGTTGGACGTGATTGACAAGGAATGGTATCGCGAAAGTTGTAGATATGGGCAGCAGAACAACATGGGAAGGGGAAAGGGCAGGACTCCGGCAAAGAATCCTCCGAAGAGGAGTGGTGGCGGAGGGCGTACCAAGACAAAGAGCAAAAAGTGTGAATCTGGCTCGGGGATGGTTCCGGGTTGA
- a CDS encoding MGS1, ATPase related to the helicase subunit Holliday junction resolvase produces MTADMVDCPICTKQVKDARINEHIDSGCKDFLLEQDAQPGPGLAKAYSFFTTSRKLPTSTPKNGQSTSSPPVSAVTPPHARTKRSFDQVTDAQRASEPQSPSASKRARTLKAVQDAMPLAERMRPMSLEHVYGQELVGPKGILRAMVDEGRLPSMVLWGRPGTGKTTIARLIANTSGSRFVEINSTSTRLEQVRAIFTEASQDLRLTGRKTIVFCDELHRFSKTQQDAFLGPVESGTITLIAATTENPSFKIISALLSRCRTFTLDDLKEDDLVKILERAMTAESCTSPILDKPMLAYFARFSDGDARTALNLLELAMSLANQPDMTKEKIQQSLTKTLVYDRAGDQHYDSISALHKSIRGSDPHASLYYLARMLESGEDPRYIARRLIVVASEDVGLADNSMLSLATATYAACENIGMPECRINLAHAVTALTLAPKSTRVYRGLKNAIDAVKEPGMAALPIPHHIRNAPTKLMKDMGYGDGYKYNPNYLDGKVKQEYLPEALRGRSFLEETDLGDKIDPDLIDDDELIPEID; encoded by the coding sequence ATGACCGCCGACATGGTCGATTGCCCCATCTGCACCAAACAAGTCAAAGATGCCCGAATCAACGAGCACATCGATAGCGGCTGCAAGGATTTCTTGCTGGAGCAGGATGCCCAACCCGGGCCTGGCCTGGCCAAGGCCTACAGCTTCTTCACAACCTCACGCAAACTTCCCACTTCGACGCCGAAGAATGGACAGTCAACCTCGTCACCGCCAGTATCTGCCGTAACCCCACCGCACGCGCGCACAAAGCGGTCGTTTGACCAGGTTACAGATGCCCAGCGAGCCAGCGAGCCTCAATCGCCGTCTGCCTCGAAACGGGCGCGCACGCTCAAGGCAGTCCAAGATGCCATGCCCCTGGCCGAGCGCATGCGGCCCATGTCGCTGGAACACGTCTATGGACAGGAGCTGGTGGGGCCAAAGGGCATCTTGCGAGCCATGGTCGATGAGGGCAGACTGCCGTCAATGGTGCTATGGGGTCGTCCGGGCACGGGTAAGACGACCATTGCAAGACTGATAGCGAACACGTCCGGTTCGCGATTCGTCGAAATCAACAGTACAAGCACAAGGCTCGAGCAGGTACGCGCCATCTTCACCGAAGCTTCCCAAGATCTGCGCTTGACCGGCCGGAAAACAATCGTCTTCTGCGACGAGCTGCACCGCTTCTCCAAAACACAACAAGACGCCTTCCTCGGGCCCGTAGAGTCGGGAACTATCACGCTGATAGCCGCCACCACCGAAAATCCATCCTTCAAGATCATCTCTGCACTGCTATCAAGATGTCGGACCTTCACTCTCGACGACCTCAAAGAGGACGACTTGGTTAAGATACTGGAACGTGCAATGACTGCAGAGAGCTGCACTTCACCAATCCTCGATAAACCCATGCTGGCTTACTTTGCCCGCTTCTCTGACGGTGACGCTAGGACAGCTCTCAATCTCTTGGAACTGGCTATGAGCCTTGCCAATCAGCCCGACATGACCAAGGAAAAGATCCAGCAAAGCCTCACTAAAACTCTCGTCTACGACCGTGCCGGTGACCAGCACTACGATAGCATATCCGCACTGCACAAGTCAATACGAGGCTCTGATCCTCATGCCTCCCTATACTACCTGGCCCGCATGTTGGAATCTGGCGAGGACCCGCGATATATTGCACGCCGTCTCATCGTCGTTGCATCGGAAGATGTTGGACTAGCAGACAACTCCATGCTATCCCTTGCCACAGCCACGTATGCTGCCTGTGAAAACATCGGCATGCCCGAGTGTCGCATCAATCTCGCCCATGCCGTTACCGCCTTGACTTTGGCACCAAAATCGACACGAGTCTATCGAGGGCTTAAGAACGCAATCGACGCCGTCAAGGAACCAGGCATGGCTGCCTTGCCCATACCACATCACATTCGCAATGCCCCAACCAAGCTTATGAAGGATATGGGCTACGGCGACGGCTACAAATACAACCCCAATTATTTGGACGGCAAAGTAAAGCAGGAATACCTTCCCGAAGCCCTTCGAGGCCGATCGTTTTTGGAAGAGACTGATCTGGGCGACAAGATCGATCCGGACCTCATTGATGACGACGAGTTGATCCCGGAAATAGACTAA
- a CDS encoding transporter component, whose product MFTPIETTIGALLLHQASSNLLYQNGNILGASGFLRQLLSTPTREHFAFFAGMAASYIPLKAIAPQLITSYPAVQIASPASLATVAIAALIGWGTKMSNGCTSGHMLCGLSRLSGRSVVAVASFFPTAIITHHLAHPDLFTSACLGNVPCYTPVYPTPEAIVSLCLLAASSIFAAQTVPNIIAQMTDSNMTKYMKEPPDEPYAAARITTQFFSGFLFALGLHISQMSHPAKVASFLSFPVLERWDPSLALVIVFGVLPNLIENRIKGFDHPPLFADKFALPTKTIRDIDVRFLMGAMAFGVGWGLTGTCPGPAVLRAFAQPMWGLSWIGGFWLGGRLGSL is encoded by the exons ATGTTTACACCCATCGAAACCACCATTGGTGCCTTGTTATTACATCAAGCGTCTAGCAATCTGCTCTACCAGAATGGTAACATATTGGGAGCCAGCGGATTCCTACGCCAACTTCTCTCGACTCCCACGAGAGAACATTTTGCCTTTTTTGCTGGCATGGCCGCCAGCTACATTCCGCTGAAAGCGATAGCACCGCAGCTAATCACTAGCTACCCTGCTGTGCAGATTGCTTCTCCAGCGTCTCTTGCCACTGTAGCCATTGCTGCTCTGATAGGATGGGGAACGAAG ATGTCCAACGGTTGTACTTCTGGACACATGCTGTGTGGTCTCTCGAGGCTGAGTGGCCGCTCTGTGGTTGCCGTCGCTTCGTTCTTTCCCACAGCCATTATCACGCATCACCTCGCTCATCCGGACCTCTTTACTTCTGCATGCCTCGGCAATGTGCCATGCTACACTCCCGTATACCCGACACCAGAAGCAATTGTGTCTCTCTGTTTGCTCGCAGCTTCTAGCATATTCGCAGCTCAGACAGTACCCAACATAATCGCTCAGATGACGGATTCAAACATGACAAAGTACATGAAGGAGCCTCCAGATGAGCCTTACGCAGCTGCCCGTATCACCACACAATTCTTCTCGGGGTTCCTTTTTGCGCTTGGACTGCATATCTCACAAATGTCGCACCCCGCCAAAGTTGCATCTTTCCTGTCTTTTCCTGTCTTGGAACGCTGGGATCCATCGCTCGCGCTAGTGATAGTATTCGGTGTGCTACCCAACCTTATTGAGAACCGGATCAAGGGCTTCGATCACCCGCCTTTGTTTGCAGACAAGTTTGCGTTGCCAACCAAGACCATCCGAGACATAGATGTGAGGTTTCTGATGGGAGCCATGGCCTTTGGTGTAGGCTGGGGCCTAACAGGGACATGTCCAGGGCCAGCTGTACTTCGAGCCTTCGCGCAGCCAATGTGGGGACTTTCATGGATAGGCGGGTTCTGGCTTGGCGGAAGATTGGGTTCCCTATAA
- a CDS encoding Aspartate/tyrosine/aromatic aminotransferase — translation MRAIVHATLQSVRLRLRRQTNTKRAVATAFKYTYPAGCNNHPSSRAMSATTRREDPFKPAKRVAGQKQDVWSIVNEAAAASPVQPIVNMGQGFFGYNPPQFVLDAAKAALDQVDCNQYSPTKGRPRLKKAIADAYSPFFGRTLDPEKEVTITTGANEGMLSAFMAFLEQGDEVIVFEPFFDQYISNIEMPGGKVVYVPMHPPKHGATKTTSAAEWSLDIKELEAAITPKTRMIVLNSPHNPIGKVFSKEELQNIADICVKHNIIILSDEVYDRLYYVPFTRVATLSPDVAKLTLTVGSGGKNFYATGWRVGWLIGPEHLIKYVSAAHTRICYSSVSPLQEATAIGFEQADVHNFWDESKKEMKAKMDKFTAVFDELKLPYSDPEGGYFVLVNMSKVRLPDDYEFPPHVAERPRDFKLSWFLIKEVGVAAIPPTEFFTPGNAHIVEDWLRFAVCKNDDVLERAMDRLRSLKKYIKD, via the exons ATGAGAGCCATTGTGCATGCCACTCTACAAAGTGTCCGTCTCCGTCTCCGTCGACAAACAAACACTAAGAGAGCAGTTGCAACCGCTTTCAAGTACACCTACCCCGCCGGCTGCAACAACCACCCCTCTTCACGCGCCATGTCGGCAACCACACGGAGAGAAGACCCCTTCAAGCCGGCGAAGAGAGTAGCAGGCCAGAAGCAGGATGTCTG GTCTATTGTCAATGAAGCTGCAGCTGCATCGCCGGTCCAGCCCATTGTCAACATGGGTCAGGGCTTCTTTGGCTACAACCCGCCCCAATTCGTCCTCGACGCCGCCAAAGCCGCGCTTGACCAAGTAGATTGCAACCAGTATTCGCCTACCAAGGGCCGCCCTCGGCTAAAAAAGGCCATTGCAGATGCCTACTCTCCCTTCTTCGGTCGCACCCTAGACCCTGAGAAGGAGGTCACCATTACGACTGGCGCAAACGAGGGCATGCTCAGTGCCTTCATGGCCTTCCTTGAACAAGGCGACGAAGTCATCGTCTTTGAGCCCTTCTTCGACCAGTACATCAGCAACATCGAGATGCCAGGCGGCAAAGTCGTCTATGTGCCCATGCACCCACCCAAGCATGGCGCAACAAAAACCACCTCCGCAGCAGAATGGTCCTTGGACATCAAAGAGCTTGAGGCTGCCATAACGCCCAAGACGCGCATGATTGTCCTCAACTCTCCTCACAACCCTATTGGCAAGGTCTTCTCAAAGGAAGAGCTGCAAAACATTGCTGATATCTGCGTCAAACACAACATCATCATTCTCTCAGATGAAGTCTACGACCGCTTGTACTACGTTCCCTTCACCCGCGTAGCCACTCTCTCTCCAGACGTAGCCAAACTCACTTTGACAGTAGGCTCTGGCGGAAAGAACTTCTACGCTACCGGGTGGAGAGTAGGTTGGCTGATTGGTCCCGAGCATCTCATCAAGTATGTCAGTGCAGCACATACCCGCATCTGCTACAGTAGTGTCTCCCCTCTCCAAGAAGCAACCGCCATCGGTTTTGAGCAAGCCGATGTACACAACTTCTGGGATGAATCCAAGAAAGAGATGAAGGCCAAGATGGACAAGTTCACTGCTGTCTTTGACGAGCTCAAGTTGCCTTATTCTGATCCTGAAGGGGGCTACTTCGTTCTTGTCAACATGTCAAAGGTTAGACTGCCGGATGATTACGAATTTCCACCTCATGTTGCCGAGAGGCCACGGGATTTCAAGCTCAGCTGGTTCTTGATCAAAGAAGTGGGTGTCGCCGCAATTCCCCCAACCGAGTTTTTCACCCCCGGCAATGCGCACATTGTGGAAGATTGGTTGCGCTTCGCAGTTTGCAAGAACGATGATGTACTAGAGAGGGCTATGGATAGGCTGAGAAGTCTGAAGAAGTACATAAAGGATTGA